From the genome of Populus alba chromosome 10, ASM523922v2, whole genome shotgun sequence, one region includes:
- the LOC118046477 gene encoding uncharacterized protein, which produces MGLSCGEDDFEENESHGVPLLIESGETRARGGYMDLQHHHHPVEFDVEFWPVEHPMEPQDEDRPVKCPMPTSSVIKNGRAHEESLEKRADDPPLPAVMNKQGIFVVAAEPQVRAVRKRHHTLTRPDHRVVAPNLARVASLPAIPTQNVTIFQMLQEFDKFDQC; this is translated from the exons ATGGGTTTGTCATGTGGGGAGGATGATTTT GAAGAGAATGAAAGTCATGGAGTTCCATTATTAATTGAGAGCGGAGAGACTAGAGCCAGGGGTGGCTATATGGATTTACAACACCATCATCATCCAGTTGAATTTGATGTCGAATTCTGGCCAGTGGAACATCCAATGGAACCACAGGATGAAGATCGTCCCGTCAAATGTCCAATGCCAACCTCTTCTGTTATCAAG AATGGAAGGGCGCATGAGGAGAGCCTGGAGAAGAGAGCAGACGACCCACCACTACCAGCAGTAATGAACAAACAAGGCATCTTCGTGGTGGCTGCAGAACCCCAAGTCCGAGCAGTGCGTAAGAGGCATCATACTCTTACCCGTCCGGACCACCGTGTAGTAGCACCTAATTTGGCAAGAGTGGCTTCTCTTCCTGCTATACCAACTCAGAACGTCACCATTTTTCAAATGCTTCAAGAATTCGACAAGTTCGATCAGTGTTAA
- the LOC118046476 gene encoding type IV inositol polyphosphate 5-phosphatase 9: protein MWPRLVTKKILGERLRSNNNFVADFPSNAEASSLLDISSLGPPSLSENNILNQRKHNFQNYKVFISTWNVGGIAPQDDLDIADWLDTPNNMCDIYVFGFQEMVPLRASYVLGSENSKISMKWNSLIREALNKKIQHCLEKQQYNNKLGRKQKTAKDEQVIFESSIPEGFRCVISKQMVGILISVWIRSDLCPYVRHPKASCVGCGIMGYLGNKGSVSVRFHLHETSFCFVCSHLASGGREGDEKHRKSDVAEIFSRTSFPRGPSFDLPRKILDHDRVILLGDLNYRISLPEATTRLLVDRKEWNALLENDQLRMELMSGQVFEGWREGLIKFAPTYKYCLNSNVYFGCVEGQKGGKWRAPAWCDRIIWHGEGLQQRLYTRGESNLSDHRPVKAIFTAQVEVSSTLKGLQKFFLSERFDQITTKFDQMSSSDKFRCRGRSSFKL, encoded by the exons ATGTGGCCAAGATTAGTAACTAAGAAGATTCTTGGAGAAAGATTGAGGAGCAACAACAACTTTGTGGCAGATTTTCCAAGCAACGCAGAAGCCAGCAGCTTGCTGGATATTTCAAGCTTAGGCCCGCCATCTTTGAGCGAGAACAACATCCTCAATCAGCGCAAGCACAACTTCCAAAACTACAA GGTCTTCATCAGCACATGGAATGTTGGCGGGATTGCACCACAGGACGATTTGGACATTGCCGATTGGCTAGATACTCCCAATAATATGTGTGACATATACGTTTTTGG GTTTCAAGAGATGGTACCTCTAAGAGCATCATATGTTTTAGGTTCCGAAAATAGTAAGATTTCAATGAAATGGAATTCATTGATTAGAGAAGCATTGAACAAGAAGATTCAGCATTGCCTAGAAAAACAGcaatacaataataaattaggaagaaaacaaaaaactgctAAAGATGAACAGGTAATATTCGAAAGCAGCATTCCTGAAGGCTTCCGGTGTGTCATTAGTAAGCAAATGGTCGGAATATTAATATCAGTTTGGATTCGAAGTGATCTATGTCCTTATGTCCGGCATCCTAAGGCCTCTTGTGTAGGCTGTGGCATCATGGGTTACCTAGGAAACAAG GGATCTGTGTCAGTTAGATTTCATTTACATGAAACAAGCTTCTGCTTTGTGTGTAGTCATCTAGCTTCAGGAGGCAGAGAGGGGGATGAAAAGCATAGAAAATCCGACGTAGCTGAAATATTTTCTCGAACAAGCTTCCCTAGAGGGCCTTCGTTTGATTTGCCGCGAAAGATTCTAGATCATGA CCGCGTAATCTTGCTCGGAGATTTGAATTATAGAATTTCTCTACCAGAAGCAACAACTCGATTATTGGTGGATAGAAAAGAATGGAATGCCTTGCTAGAAAATGATCAG CTAAGGATGGAGCTCATGAGTGGTCAAGTATTTGAAGGTTGGCGTGAAGGACTTATCAAATTTGCTCCCACTTACAAATATTGCCTGAATTCAAATGTATATTTTGGATGTGTTGAAGGCCAAAAAGGTGGAAAGTGGCGCGCCCCTGCATG GTGTGATCGGATTATTTGGCACGGAGAGGGACTACAGCAACGTCTGTATACTAGAGGTGAATCAAACTTGTCTGACCATAGACCAGTCAAGGCAATATTTACTGCACAAGTTGAGGTATCAAGCACATTAAAAGGACTTCAAAAATTCTTCCTGTCAGAGAGGTTTGATCAAATAACAACCAAATTTGATCAGATGTCATCATCCGATAAATTTCGATGCAGGGGCAGATCAAGCTTCAAATTGTAA
- the LOC118046474 gene encoding purple acid phosphatase 17: MGKIGEKLDIDFVVSTGDNFYDNGLTGLNDQAFEESFTKIYTATSLQKQWYSVLGNHDYRGDVEAQVHPALRKVDSRWLCLRSFILNAEIAGFFFVDTTPFVSDYFTDMDHTYDWRGVTPRKAYLDSLLKDLESALSESTARWKIVVGHHAIKSAGYHGDTKELIDLLLPMLKAYNVDMYVNGHDHCLEHISSLDSPIQYLTSGAGSKAWRGDLNQHYKEEDLRFFYDGQGFMSVQLTKNDAEITFYNAFGKILHEWKALKELHSAV; this comes from the exons ATGGGAAAGATTGGGGAGAAACTAGACATAGATTTTGTCGTCTCAACGGGAGATAATTTCTATGATAATGGATTAACGGGTCTAAATGATCAAGCATTCGAAGAGTCGTTCACCAAGATCTACACAGCTACGAGCCTGCAAAAACAATGGTATAGTG tatTGGGAAATCATGACTACAGAGGTGATGTGGAGGCACAAGTACACCCTGCGCTTAGGAAGGTTGATAGTAGATGGCTTTGCCTTAGATCTTTCATCCTTAATGCAG AAATCGCGGGGTTCTTCTTCGTCGACACCACTCCATTTGTCAGCGACTATTTCACTGACATGGATCATACTTATGATTGGCGAGGTGTGACTCCTCGAAAAGCATACCTTGATAGCCTTCTTAAG GATTTGGAATCTGCATTGAGCGAATCAACTGCGAGGTGGAAAATTGTTGTCGGTCACCATGCAATCAAAAGTGCTGGGTATCATGGAGACACAAAGGAACTCATTGATCTACTTCTACCAATGCTCAAG GCATACAATGTTGATATGTACGTGAATGGGCATGACCACTGCCTAGAACACATCAGCAGCCTTGATAG TCCAATCCAATATCTAACAAGTGGAGCTGGTTCAAAGGCATGGAGGGGAGACCTCAATCAACACTATAAGGAGGAGGATTTGAGATTCTTCTACGACGGCCAGGGTTTCATGTCAGTGCAATTGACCAAGAACGATGCTGAGATTACTTTCTATAACGCTTTTGGCAAGATTTTACACGAATGGAAGGCATTGAAGGAGCTTCACTCAGCAGTATAA
- the LOC118046473 gene encoding uncharacterized protein, which yields MDMNTTISVEPFKRLVKLAARAFYDDVSTKGENQSKNNARGDNKGIAVVVLDALTRRLWVNEEGLAKDLKIHIKQLRRILRLFEEDKLLTRAHRKETAKVTKKPNAGGADGQRKFGSREDDKNKLHTHSYCCLDYAQIYDVVRYRLHRMRKMIKDELENNNAVQQYICPSCGRRYNALDALRLISLVDEYFHCENCDGVLVAESDKLAAQEGGDGDDNARKRRREKLKDMLQNMEVQLKPLMDQLSRVKDLPIPEIGSLQAWQLHENAAGRATNGDPNSDDHFKYSQGPGYGGTPMPFLGETKVEVAFAGDESKENIKSETASTGLKVLPPWMIKQGMNLTKEQRGEVKQESKMDSSSTAVEFPDEKKSAQENGDSIKEEYVKAYYAALLEQQRQAEESAKQQQELSQTSMSNGLSESSSNRQVGMKSKREEGEGDDDVEWEEAPIEGNTSESYRLNDLNDEAPASGEEDDDIDWEEG from the exons ATGGACATGAACACGACGATAAGCGTTGAGCCTTTCAAGCG GCTTGTAAAGCTTGCGGCTCGAGCATTTTATGATGATGTATCAACAAAAGGAGAAAATCAGTCCAAAAACAACGCTCGCGGCGACAACAAAGGCATTGCCGTCGTCGTTCTTGATGCTCTTACCag GCGACTCTGGGTTAACGAAGAAGGTTTGGCTAAAGACTTGAAAATACACATTAAGCAACTTCGTCGGATTCTCCGCCTTTTTGAGGAAGATAAACTCCTCACCCGTGCTCATAGGAaagag ACAGCAAAGGTTACGAAGAAACCGAATGCTGGCGGTGCTGATGGTCAAAGAAAGTTTGGTAGTAGAGAGGATGATAAAAACAAGCTCCATACTCACTCTTATTGTTGTCTAGATTATGCGCAG ATATATGATGTTGTTAGGTATAGATTGCACCGCATGAGGAAAATGATCAAGGATGAATTGGAGAACAATAACGCTGTTCAACAGTATATATGCCCCAGCTGTGGAAGAAG ATACAATGCTTTGGATGCGCTGCGCTTGATTTCTCTAGTTGATGAATACTTCCACTGTGAGAATTGTGATGGAGTACTTGTGGCTGAAAGTGACAAGTTGGCTGCCCAAGAAGGAGGAGATGGAGATGACAATGCAAGGAAGCGGAGGCGTGAAAAATTGAAAGACATGCTTCAAAATATGGAG GTACAACTTAAGCCATTGATGGATCAACTTAGCAGAGTGAAAGATCTACCTATTCCTGAAATTGGAAGTCTTCAAGCATGGCAACTTCATGAAAATGCTGCTGGGCGTGCGACAAATGGTGATCCTAATTCCGATGATCATTTCAAATATTCTCAAGGACCAGGGTATGGTGGAACACCAATGCCATTTCTTGGCGAGACAAAG GTCGAAGTTGCCTTTGCTGGTGATGAAAGCAAAGAGAATATCAAATCTGAAACTGCAAGTACAGGTCTAAAAGTATTACCACCATGGATGATCAAGCAGGGAATGAACCTTACAAAGGAGCAACGTGGAGAGGTCAAGCAGGAGAGTAAGATGGATAGCAGCTCGACAGCTGTAGAATTCCCAGATGAAAAGAAGTCTGCTCAAGAGAATGGTGATAGTATAAAG GAGGAGTATGTTAAAGCTTATTATGCTGCTTTGCTTGAACAACAAAGACAGGCAGAAGAATCTGCTAAGCAACAACAAGAGTTGTCTCAGACATCCATGTCCAATGGCCTTTCTGAATCATCTTCCAATCGTCAAGTGGGCATGAAATCCAAACGTGAGGAGGGTGAGGGAGATGATGATGTTGAATGGGAAGAGGCTCCAATTGAAG GCAATACAAGTGAAAGTTACAGGCTCAATGATTTGAATGATGAAGCACCAGCTTCTGGAGAAGAGGATGATGATATAGACTGGGAAGAAGGTTGA